The Branchiostoma floridae strain S238N-H82 chromosome 17, Bfl_VNyyK, whole genome shotgun sequence genome has a window encoding:
- the LOC118404096 gene encoding potassium channel subfamily K member 16-like, which translates to MAPISQVMLHKLKNFVTTGLLLAFFVYLIFGAVIFHALESPAEEKMRIEFWEFKRNLSRRWQNSSQCFNSDESSPVVVLTQEELHGMLDLFFKAQSWGLHPDSTEEKSSRKRWGMDGALGISGALLTTIGYGHFSPVTTAGKAFCVAYATLGIPLTALTVSAIAERMRNFSRFLAKKISEKRPQWNRQWVERSCNASRVAVGMVVFFVIPTWMVHIVEDWTYGDSFYFVFITLSTVGFGDYVTGERIDREYSVNLVFYRVFILLWTGFGMAFLGMVFTMMSKALKKMSTKVHPTSEQSKTVTRERITSTSTCTTGSSVSTITA; encoded by the coding sequence ATGGCTCCTATTTCTCAAGTCATGCTGCACAAACTGAAAAACTTTGTCACCACCGGCTTACTACTGGCTTTCTTCGTGTATTTGATTTTCGGAGCCGTTATCTTTCACGCACTGGAGTCACCTGCGGAGGAAAAAATGCGTATCGAATTCTGGGAGTTCAAACGAAACCTTTCCAGAAGATGGCAGAACAGTTCACAATGTTTCAATTCTGACGAATCGTCACCTGTTGTAGTGCTCACACAGGAAGAGTTACATGGAATGCTTGATTTATTTTTTAAGGCTCAATCGTGGGGGCTGCATCCAGATAGTACCGAGGAAAAGAGTTCTCGAAAGCGGTGGGGAATGGACGGTGCGTTAGGGATTAGCGGAGCGCTGTTGACTACGATCGGGTACGGGCACTTCTCTCCGGTAACCACCGCAGGGAAAGCCTTCTGCGTAGCGTACGCAACGCTAGGGATCCCTCTAACCGCCTTAACCGTCTCAGCCATCGCCGAAAGGATGAGGAACTTTTCCCGGTTTTTGGCGAAGAAGATATCGGAAAAGCGGCCACAATGGAATCGGCAGTGGGTTGAGAGGAGTTGCAACGCCAGTCGTGTTGCTGTCGGGATGGTCGTCTTTTTCGTCATCCCTACTTGGATGGTACACATCGTGGAAGATTGGACTTACGGAGACTCTTTCTACTTCGTCTTTATTACCCTCAGTACAGTCGGTTTCGGGGACTACGTAACCGGGGAACGGATTGACAGGGAGTATTCTGTTAATCTGGTATTCTATAGGGtcttcatcttgctttggaccGGGTTTGGAATGGCGTTTCTTGGAATGGTGTTCACAATGATGTCGAAAGCACTGAAGAAAATGAGCACAAAGGTTCATCCAACGTCCGAACAGAGTAAGACGGTGACTAGGGAAAGAATAACCAGTACTAGCACATGTACCACCGGCTCAAGTGTAAGCACTATTACAGCTTAG